The sequence below is a genomic window from Draconibacterium halophilum.
CAGGTATTTTAAAACCGCTGCTTTTTGGTAAGCTAAAAGTTGATAATATGAAAGTGGCACTGATGGATATGAATCATATAAACGAACTGTACCAAAAAGTTACCGACTACAAAATCTGTGGTTTGCTGGGTAGCGATTTCCTGGTAAAATACAATGCCGTAATCGATTATAAACGAAAACGTTTACTATTGACAAGTTGAAAATCCCTTTTTTAAAAGATTGGATTAGGTCTAATTCAGTGTTAACGAATTTACAATGGCTTTCAATTCTTCTTTTTGCTTATCCGATTGATACGTAATTGTGATGTCGATATAAAAGTCCTCTTTTTTTAATGCAAAATGGGTTTGTTTAATTGTCATATCCTGAATGGTCATTGCTAAATCGAACGTATAACATTCAATGTCGTTAGTTAGCACCTTCTTTTTGATGTCAGAAGTTATAGGATCTAAATTTGCATATTGTTTTTGGGTATGTTCCAAATAGTCGCTTTCTTTTTTTAGTTGTGGATAAAGAGTTTTGCTTTCTGCCATTATGGACAGGTTAGGTTTAAAATCCTCTTGTTCTCCTTCTCGGTAGATAGTGAGCAAATTGGCCACTAAAACAGTATCCTTTTTATCTGCTTCTTCTGCAGGTGTCTTTCTTTCAATTTTGCCCATAGTATCCACCTCCCAGCTTTCCGGAACATTCATACTCATATTGAAATAGGTACTGGAATAAACACCATTTTCAAGTTTACCCTCTTCAACCGGACTGTGGTTTATCTCTTTGCAACTCATCGAAACAAGGGAGGTTAACAAAGCGAAAGTGAAACTTAATCTTTTTATCATGGCATATTTTTTTGATTTTGTACAGCAAGCGAATCGAATCTTGCTTAATTGCTGTTCGAGATAAACGCAATCTTCTTGCTGTTTGGCGACCAGTTTGGAACATTCATTGACCCCTGACCTCCATAAATATAGGCTAAAATACGAGGTTCGCCACCTTCGTAAGGAATTAATCGAATAAGGCAATGTTTATAAAACGGATGATCGCCGGGATCAACATCTTCAGGGAATGAAATAAATACGATCCATTTTTTATCCGGGCTAACATGTGGAAACCAGTCGTTGTATTTGTCGTTGGTCAGCTGTACCGGATTTTTTCCATCGGCGTCCATTCGCCACAGTTGCATTGTTCCGCTTCTTGCCGAGTTAAAAAAGATGTATTTTCCATCCGGACTGAATTCCGAACCGTCATCAAGCGTTTTAAAGTTGGACAATTGTGTTTCTTCTCCGCTTGCTACATCAACACTGTAAATATCATATTGTCCGTTTCGCTGGCCGGTAAAAAGCATCGTTTTTTTGTCGGGCGACCAACCGTGAAAGTACGAAGCGCCAATTCCGGTTTTTGTAACCCGAACCGGAGTAGAATCGCCTTTGGCCGGCAGGTAATAAATCGTTGAATTACCATCGTTATCCGCACTGTGGTGCGAAATCCCTAACAAACTACCATCAAAACTAAGAACATGGTCGTTGTTGTTATTGGTAGCAAAACCGGTATTTAACGGATTTATTTCTCCGTCTGCCAGCTTGTAGGTGAATAAGTGGCCTTTTGAGTTGTAGATCAGATTTTCATCATCAGGTGTCCAGTTGGGTGCCTGAATGGAGTGTGCCGATTGATGGATCACTTTTCGTAAACCACTCTCAATATCAAGTATTTCGAGATTGCTGCCAATATAATCGGTGTAGGGTACGTAATCTTCTTTTTCAGGACGAATAATTCGCACATTGCGGTAAACAGCACTTTCCATAACATCCGGGTTATGTGCACAAACATAAATACCCACATAAACTTCGTTGTCGAGCGAGAGGTTATCGAGTTGCACCACTTTTAAAGGTTCGCCAAATTTGGCCGTCGACATGATAAAAGTAGCGCCCTTTCTTTCCAGCTGGATTACATCCGGAGCCGTATCGTCAGATATCACTTCTTCCGTATCGGCACCTGTCGTTTTTCGGTATTGTAATGATGTTAGCCCGTCGCCATGAACCGTTGCGTTTGCATGCGGCGAATTACTGTCGAGGTTATTCCGAACCATCCAACCAACTTTTCGGTGCGGATCAACACCGTCTCCCAGAAATTTAACTTCGGCACGTAAAATAAAATCACCCTGCAGTGTTGTCCACAGGTAATGAAACTGATCGTCGCC
It includes:
- a CDS encoding TolB family protein, with product MIKSAFLSLFTVLFVLLLSSNFSLAQNQVGIFDSHTDIGACKHEGFASFNPSDQTYTIGGSGLNMWFGDDQFHYLWTTLQGDFILRAEVKFLGDGVDPHRKVGWMVRNNLDSNSPHANATVHGDGLTSLQYRKTTGADTEEVISDDTAPDVIQLERKGATFIMSTAKFGEPLKVVQLDNLSLDNEVYVGIYVCAHNPDVMESAVYRNVRIIRPEKEDYVPYTDYIGSNLEILDIESGLRKVIHQSAHSIQAPNWTPDDENLIYNSKGHLFTYKLADGEINPLNTGFATNNNNDHVLSFDGSLLGISHHSADNDGNSTIYYLPAKGDSTPVRVTKTGIGASYFHGWSPDKKTMLFTGQRNGQYDIYSVDVASGEETQLSNFKTLDDGSEFSPDGKYIFFNSARSGTMQLWRMDADGKNPVQLTNDKYNDWFPHVSPDKKWIVFISFPEDVDPGDHPFYKHCLIRLIPYEGGEPRILAYIYGGQGSMNVPNWSPNSKKIAFISNSN